From Desulfatiglans sp.:
CGAATCCTGATTTTCTGGTTTGCTAACGATTTTTCTATCATTTTATTCCCTGAAATACCTTCCCTATGCTATTCGATGATTTCGCTGACAACGCCGGCACCTACTGTGCGGCCTCCCTCACGAATAGCAAAGCGAAGTTCCTTCTCCATTGCTATCGGGGTTATCAGTGCCCCAACCATCGCCACATTATCTCC
This genomic window contains:
- the tuf gene encoding elongation factor Tu (EF-Tu; promotes GTP-dependent binding of aminoacyl-tRNA to the A-site of ribosomes during protein biosynthesis; when the tRNA anticodon matches the mRNA codon, GTP hydrolysis results; the inactive EF-Tu-GDP leaves the ribosome and release of GDP is promoted by elongation factor Ts; many prokaryotes have two copies of the gene encoding EF-Tu), with amino-acid sequence GDNVAMVGALITPIAMEKELRFAIREGGRTVGAGVVSEIIE